The Lysobacterales bacterium genome includes a window with the following:
- a CDS encoding patatin-like phospholipase family protein codes for MSEPDPQERFQILALSGGGYRGLFTARVLADMEQSIGAPIATRFDLLAGTSIGGILALALALEITADRMVRLFETKGEQIFQRRRSLGGLWRAPYAQSSLYQLLCGPELFGENTVGACRHPVLVPAINYTTGRPVVFKTPHHPNFVTDHKHRMADVALATSAAPGFFPRHVFNNCQYIDGGLFANAPGLLGVHEARHFMKQQRGDIHVVAIGTMSAKYTVDPRRNREGGTRDWGGWWPPNTAKRLFGVAISAQESLVDNLLRHQLPAGHYHHVDEDLTDERARAVALDKTDAAAREVLLGSAAERSKICLGDAGVRAVLNHIAPTPTFYHGPYAVQGVSHAQVE; via the coding sequence ATGTCCGAACCTGACCCGCAAGAACGATTTCAGATCCTCGCCCTCTCGGGCGGCGGCTATCGCGGACTTTTCACAGCTCGCGTCTTGGCCGACATGGAACAGTCCATCGGCGCACCCATCGCCACTCGATTTGACCTGCTGGCCGGAACTTCGATCGGCGGAATTCTGGCCTTGGCTCTCGCGCTCGAAATTACAGCGGACCGCATGGTCAGGTTGTTCGAAACGAAGGGCGAACAAATTTTTCAGCGTCGCCGCTCGCTCGGCGGACTGTGGCGCGCGCCTTATGCCCAATCATCGCTGTATCAGCTGCTGTGCGGCCCAGAACTCTTTGGGGAAAACACCGTCGGTGCCTGCAGACACCCGGTGCTCGTACCGGCGATCAACTACACCACGGGCCGTCCCGTGGTCTTCAAGACACCCCACCATCCGAACTTCGTCACGGATCACAAACATCGTATGGCGGATGTCGCACTCGCGACCAGCGCTGCTCCCGGATTTTTCCCGAGACACGTGTTCAATAACTGTCAGTACATCGACGGTGGGCTGTTTGCGAACGCGCCGGGGCTACTCGGCGTGCATGAAGCGCGTCATTTCATGAAGCAGCAGCGTGGCGATATTCATGTCGTCGCCATTGGCACGATGTCCGCGAAGTACACGGTGGACCCCCGCCGCAACCGCGAAGGCGGCACCCGCGATTGGGGTGGATGGTGGCCGCCCAACACCGCCAAACGACTCTTCGGCGTCGCGATTTCCGCTCAAGAATCGCTGGTCGACAATCTTCTGCGCCATCAACTCCCAGCCGGTCACTACCACCACGTCGACGAGGACTTGACCGACGAACGAGCGCGCGCAGTAGCACTCGACAAGACTGATGCGGCAGCGAGGGAAGTCCTGCTCGGCTCCGCTGCCGAACGATCAAAAATCTGTCTGGGCGACGCTGGCGTTCGCGCCGTCCTGAATCACATTGCCCCGACGCCGACCTTCTATCACGGCCCATATGCGGTCCAGGGAGTCAGCCATGCTCAAGTTGAATAA
- a CDS encoding DNA-binding protein, with amino-acid sequence MARGGVYRTDVEKARRALLDQGKNPTIDGVRAELGNTGSRTTIHRYLRELEAEEPPQTGTKVAVSDALQQLVQRLSEQLHAETDVVLAEQTATNALKLKEAEARTELAAKESGELRIALQRTEQHLVDESTKHAGTAAELQQARIQLAQLEERVAGHEKRAQEHDTQLQSLEEKHRHARDSLEHFRTSSKEQRDREHRQHEQALEALQGELRNAGDQLAAKNADLLQLNRDNGRLTEQLTQAQQTLKGLERDQYQLQQELSELRPLSSRMTALEEQAAKSIAEATALREQLDSERKRSRQLTQELSTAEIEKTRVAAKLEGMEAALAHQANPPARKGKQVTAKHDENTGQLQLEGSGSDVTT; translated from the coding sequence ATGGCACGTGGCGGCGTATACCGGACCGACGTCGAGAAGGCGCGGCGTGCCTTGCTCGACCAAGGCAAGAACCCAACGATCGATGGCGTGCGCGCCGAGCTGGGTAACACCGGCTCACGTACGACGATCCACCGGTACCTCCGAGAACTGGAGGCGGAAGAGCCGCCGCAAACCGGCACCAAGGTTGCCGTCAGCGACGCGCTCCAGCAGCTCGTTCAACGTCTTTCAGAACAACTGCATGCGGAAACCGATGTCGTTTTGGCGGAGCAAACGGCCACCAATGCGCTCAAGCTGAAGGAAGCTGAGGCACGGACCGAGCTGGCGGCCAAGGAATCGGGGGAGCTTCGAATCGCATTGCAGCGAACTGAGCAACACCTGGTCGACGAGAGCACCAAGCACGCAGGAACAGCCGCCGAACTGCAGCAGGCCCGCATCCAGCTGGCTCAATTGGAAGAGCGCGTGGCAGGGCACGAGAAGCGCGCACAGGAACATGACACCCAATTGCAGTCGCTGGAAGAGAAACACCGGCATGCGCGCGACAGCCTGGAACACTTCCGAACGTCCTCCAAGGAACAGCGCGATCGCGAACATCGCCAGCACGAACAAGCACTCGAGGCGCTCCAGGGAGAACTGCGCAACGCTGGCGATCAGTTGGCTGCAAAGAATGCCGATCTGCTGCAGTTGAATCGGGACAACGGCCGCCTGACCGAGCAACTTACCCAGGCGCAGCAAACGCTCAAGGGATTAGAGCGTGATCAATATCAGCTGCAGCAAGAGCTGTCGGAACTACGCCCGCTGTCATCACGAATGACGGCATTGGAGGAGCAGGCGGCCAAATCGATCGCTGAGGCCACCGCGTTGCGCGAACAACTCGACAGCGAGCGGAAGCGCTCCCGTCAATTGACGCAAGAGTTGAGCACAGCCGAGATCGAGAAGACGCGCGTCGCAGCCAAACTCGAAGGTATGGAAGCAGCACTGGCACATCAAGCAAACCCGCCGGCACGAAAGGGGAAACAAGTGACTGCCAAGCACGACGAAAACACCGGTCAGCTGCAGCTTGAAGGCTCAGGTTCGGACGTGACGACATGA